From Flavobacterium lipolyticum, one genomic window encodes:
- a CDS encoding sugar isomerase, with product MNIKTTYRKITAENFFMLTILFVNAGNYLYNLLLGRILGPSGFADAAILITLLLVLSFIGITFQVTATKYTVLLSVTQSHFFLKFIFKYAMLFGVILGCIVAVFSTQLQEIFKTKTSLMFILFGLGLPIYFIMSINRGLYQGKNDLRNLSKTYYFEMLCRLIVTLLLLYFLPQIQSSIIISLGILISFAFGLIPFQKIIYCKNNKTLSNNLDKKSIITFFALTAFYELTQIIINNSDIMLVKHYFDNEKAGLYASLALIGRVVYFVAWMFVMLLLPKVIHLKKKGEDTLPILLKYVLYIVCLSTIIVLGTLLFPEIVVQLMFGKKYLPIAFLLWKYALATSIFAIANIFTYYFLSINKYVPVIISAFLGLTQIILIVLYHNSIEQIVVMQIIAMTALLLFQLFFFFFNNNKK from the coding sequence TTGAATATTAAAACTACATATAGAAAGATCACTGCGGAGAATTTTTTCATGCTTACAATTTTATTTGTAAATGCAGGCAATTATTTGTACAATCTGCTATTAGGAAGAATACTTGGACCTTCTGGATTTGCTGATGCTGCAATCTTAATAACTTTGCTCTTAGTATTATCTTTTATTGGAATTACATTTCAGGTTACTGCTACTAAATATACCGTTTTACTCTCAGTAACTCAATCGCATTTCTTTTTAAAATTTATTTTTAAGTATGCAATGTTATTCGGTGTAATACTAGGATGTATAGTAGCCGTATTCAGTACTCAATTACAGGAAATTTTTAAAACCAAAACCTCATTAATGTTCATTTTGTTTGGTTTGGGACTTCCAATCTATTTTATAATGAGTATTAATAGAGGTTTATACCAGGGAAAAAATGATCTGAGAAATTTGTCAAAAACTTACTACTTTGAGATGTTATGTCGTTTGATTGTGACACTTTTGTTGCTCTACTTTTTACCTCAAATCCAATCTTCTATTATTATCTCACTAGGAATTTTAATTTCTTTTGCCTTTGGTTTGATTCCTTTTCAAAAAATAATTTACTGCAAAAACAACAAAACTCTAAGTAATAATTTAGATAAAAAATCCATTATTACATTTTTTGCTCTAACAGCCTTCTATGAATTAACGCAAATTATCATTAACAATAGTGATATTATGTTGGTTAAACATTATTTTGATAATGAAAAAGCGGGCTTATATGCTTCTTTAGCATTAATAGGCCGGGTTGTATATTTTGTTGCCTGGATGTTTGTAATGCTCCTTTTACCTAAAGTAATACATTTAAAAAAAAAAGGAGAAGATACACTTCCAATTCTGTTAAAATATGTTTTATATATTGTTTGCTTGTCTACTATAATTGTTTTAGGTACACTCTTATTTCCCGAAATTGTAGTGCAATTGATGTTTGGCAAGAAATACCTACCCATTGCTTTCTTGCTTTGGAAATATGCATTGGCTACTTCAATTTTTGCCATTGCAAATATTTTTACTTACTATTTTCTTTCTATAAATAAGTATGTACCTGTTATAATATCAGCCTTTCTGGGGCTTACACAAATAATTCTGATCGTCCTCTATCATAATTCAATCGAACAGATCGTTGTTATGCAAATCATCGCGATGACAGCATTATTATTATTTCAACTGTTTTTTTTCTTTTTTAATAACAATAAAAAGTAA
- a CDS encoding glycosyltransferase, translated as MKVALVTAFPPSKVTLNEYGYHLVKNFVHNSEIAELILLSDKTLEAKQLDFDQKEKVKVKECWRFNSYTTIFSILNAVRQEQPDVILFNLQFVKFGDKKIPSALGLLLPMILRFFGYKTVVLLHNILEQVDLKKAGFTENKSMQKIYNFIGTNITRCILKANRVAVTIHKYVDVLNVKYHSQNVILIPHGTFESVKNPNFEIKSGPKQIMAFGKFGTYKKVEILIEAVEIVRKTNPEKLEVVIAGTNSPNTAGYLEALQEKYKNVEGIIFTGYVDENDVERIFTDSTIVVFPYTSTTGSSGVLHQAGSYGKAVIMPDLGDLALLIKDEGYKGEFFNPESAESLAVAIEKIISNDAYRKELAIANFQAASAHSMDKIIMMYIECFKSIQ; from the coding sequence ATGAAAGTAGCTCTAGTCACTGCATTTCCACCAAGTAAAGTTACACTAAATGAATATGGTTATCATTTGGTAAAAAACTTTGTTCACAACTCAGAAATAGCCGAATTAATTTTATTATCGGATAAAACACTTGAAGCGAAACAATTAGACTTTGACCAAAAAGAAAAAGTTAAAGTTAAAGAATGTTGGAGATTTAACAGTTACACCACTATTTTTTCTATTCTTAATGCAGTTCGACAAGAACAACCAGATGTAATTTTATTTAATCTTCAGTTTGTAAAATTTGGAGATAAAAAAATACCTTCTGCCTTGGGATTATTGTTACCTATGATTTTGAGATTTTTTGGATATAAAACAGTGGTTTTATTGCACAATATATTAGAACAGGTTGATCTGAAAAAAGCGGGATTCACAGAAAATAAATCCATGCAGAAGATTTATAATTTTATTGGAACTAACATTACCAGATGCATTTTGAAAGCCAATAGAGTTGCTGTAACTATTCATAAATATGTGGATGTTTTAAATGTTAAATACCATAGCCAAAATGTAATACTAATACCACATGGAACATTCGAATCGGTCAAAAATCCAAATTTTGAAATTAAATCCGGACCCAAACAAATTATGGCATTTGGAAAATTTGGAACTTATAAAAAAGTTGAAATTTTAATTGAAGCAGTTGAAATTGTTCGAAAAACAAATCCAGAAAAATTAGAGGTAGTGATTGCTGGAACAAATAGTCCAAACACAGCTGGATATTTAGAGGCGTTACAAGAAAAATATAAAAATGTTGAAGGAATTATTTTTACCGGATATGTTGATGAAAATGATGTAGAAAGAATCTTTACTGATAGTACAATTGTGGTTTTCCCTTATACATCTACTACTGGTAGTTCTGGAGTGTTGCACCAAGCGGGCAGCTATGGCAAAGCAGTTATCATGCCTGACTTGGGCGATTTGGCCTTGCTAATTAAAGATGAAGGGTATAAAGGAGAATTTTTTAATCCCGAAAGTGCAGAATCTTTAGCTGTAGCCATCGAAAAAATTATTTCAAACGATGCCTATAGAAAAGAATTAGCTATTGCGAATTTTCAGGCTGCGAGTGCCCATTCAATGGATAAAATTATAATGATGTATATAGAATGTTTCAAATCAATACAATAA
- a CDS encoding response regulator produces MKILIVDDQQLVLLSLEKLLSSSGYEVISADNIMDAIARYDSEKPNLIIVDINMSNLSNAESLNESGSGLEVVKYIKQIKKDSTPVMVLSGNTDEEVIIKAFDLGIDDYMKKPLSLSEIGARVKRLIGSTIEKSVTEKTNSKERYIQNKCIGVVIPCYNEETRLSSDEFKSFVHKNLGYHLCFVNDGSKDNTLAVLNELTKGKEEYISVYDCIKNGGKAEAVRLGMLHLAKQNQFDYIGFLDADLSTNFDDFQDLADTIYNSKYKLVFGSRISRMGADITKQSARVLISKTINYIIIKILGMKINDTQCGAKIMTKEIIEKTFSEKFVTKWIFDVEIFMRMKKIYGSAKTQELILEKPLNRWIHMDGSKLSFKDSVKIMGQIGQIALHYR; encoded by the coding sequence ATGAAAATACTAATAGTAGATGATCAGCAATTGGTTTTGTTGTCTTTAGAAAAATTACTAAGCAGTTCAGGATATGAAGTTATCAGTGCAGACAATATAATGGATGCCATTGCAAGATATGACAGTGAAAAACCAAATTTAATTATTGTTGACATTAATATGTCTAACCTTTCTAATGCGGAATCTTTGAACGAAAGTGGATCTGGTTTGGAGGTCGTCAAATATATCAAGCAAATCAAAAAAGACAGCACACCTGTAATGGTACTATCTGGTAATACTGATGAAGAAGTCATTATAAAAGCTTTTGATTTAGGCATTGATGACTACATGAAGAAGCCTTTGAGTTTAAGCGAAATTGGCGCAAGAGTAAAAAGGTTAATTGGCTCTACTATTGAAAAAAGTGTTACAGAAAAAACCAATTCGAAAGAGCGATATATCCAAAACAAATGTATTGGAGTTGTTATTCCGTGCTATAACGAAGAAACCCGTTTGTCTAGTGATGAATTTAAGTCTTTTGTACATAAAAATTTAGGATACCATTTGTGTTTTGTGAACGACGGAAGTAAAGACAATACATTAGCAGTTTTAAATGAATTAACAAAAGGGAAAGAAGAATATATTAGTGTATATGATTGCATAAAAAATGGTGGAAAAGCTGAAGCTGTTCGCCTCGGAATGTTACACTTAGCTAAGCAAAATCAATTTGATTATATCGGTTTTTTAGATGCCGATTTGTCTACCAATTTTGATGATTTTCAAGATTTGGCAGATACTATCTATAACTCTAAATACAAATTAGTTTTTGGTTCGAGAATTTCAAGAATGGGAGCTGACATTACCAAACAATCTGCAAGAGTACTGATCAGTAAAACCATAAATTATATTATCATAAAGATTCTTGGAATGAAAATTAATGATACACAATGTGGAGCCAAAATAATGACAAAAGAAATTATAGAAAAAACTTTTAGTGAAAAATTTGTAACAAAATGGATTTTTGATGTAGAGATTTTCATGAGAATGAAAAAAATATATGGTTCTGCAAAAACTCAGGAATTAATTTTAGAGAAACCTTTAAATAGATGGATTCATATGGATGGTTCTAAATTATCATTTAAAGATTCAGTAAAAATTATGGGGCAAATTGGCCAGATTGCACTCCATTACAGGTAA
- a CDS encoding histidine kinase, whose amino-acid sequence MEEPNLNYIDQLCAEDDEFKQKIITIIKKELPLEITAYYKSIESKNYKLASEVIHKLKHKISILGLEKSYDLAQEYENHLLKNGTFESEGEFARILQLMQSFVNDL is encoded by the coding sequence ATGGAGGAGCCTAATTTAAATTATATTGACCAACTTTGTGCAGAAGACGATGAGTTTAAGCAAAAAATTATTACTATTATTAAAAAAGAACTTCCGCTTGAAATAACCGCATACTATAAAAGTATCGAAAGCAAGAATTACAAACTTGCCTCAGAGGTTATTCATAAATTAAAACATAAAATATCTATTTTAGGTCTTGAAAAAAGCTACGATCTTGCACAAGAATATGAAAATCATTTATTAAAAAATGGCACATTTGAATCTGAAGGTGAATTTGCACGTATTTTACAGTTAATGCAAAGTTTTGTAAACGACTTGTAA
- a CDS encoding sensor histidine kinase produces the protein MNTLLKRQIVKFINPEHLKDLKYFLQAVNESYDNHEDQMSMFQRAMKISSDELFEANKKLREEANSLKEINSNLTEILNSMNLDAEKLGNEKDFNQSDFLKKQSIEIVAMNKQREELLLSLENQNRELNEYAHVVSHDLKAPLRNIDTLINWVLEDNKDLMRQSCLSSLNQVLLNVEKMDLLIKGILDYSTVDKVESEERLIDFNLVIDEIKREIHTPKNIKISIINDLPKIKGNSWRFKQLMQNLIENSIHYNNKAQGQIEIGCTEKEQDFEFYIKDNGVGIAEKYHGKIFKIFTKLENNNQNSGVGLSIVNKIIEYYKGSIRLESKENIGTTFYFTLPKNYGGA, from the coding sequence ATGAATACGCTACTAAAAAGGCAAATTGTCAAATTTATAAACCCTGAGCATTTAAAAGATTTAAAGTATTTTTTGCAGGCAGTCAATGAATCTTATGATAATCATGAGGATCAGATGAGTATGTTTCAACGTGCGATGAAAATTAGTTCCGATGAGCTTTTTGAAGCCAATAAAAAACTGCGAGAGGAAGCTAATAGTTTAAAAGAAATAAATTCAAATTTGACAGAGATTTTAAATTCTATGAATTTGGATGCCGAAAAATTGGGTAATGAAAAAGATTTTAATCAGTCTGATTTCTTAAAAAAGCAATCCATAGAAATTGTGGCAATGAACAAGCAAAGAGAAGAATTGTTGTTAAGTTTAGAGAACCAAAATAGAGAACTTAACGAGTATGCTCATGTAGTTTCTCACGATTTAAAAGCGCCACTCAGGAATATAGATACTCTTATTAATTGGGTTCTTGAGGATAATAAAGACCTAATGAGGCAAAGTTGTTTAAGTTCGCTTAATCAGGTATTACTTAATGTGGAAAAAATGGATTTGCTCATCAAAGGAATTTTAGATTATTCTACTGTAGACAAAGTAGAATCAGAAGAAAGGTTAATTGACTTTAATCTGGTGATTGACGAAATTAAGAGAGAAATTCATACTCCGAAAAATATTAAAATTTCAATAATTAATGATTTACCAAAAATAAAGGGAAATAGCTGGCGATTCAAGCAATTAATGCAAAATTTAATTGAAAATAGTATTCACTATAACAATAAGGCTCAAGGTCAAATTGAAATTGGCTGTACAGAAAAAGAGCAGGATTTTGAATTTTATATCAAAGACAATGGGGTAGGGATTGCTGAAAAATACCACGGCAAAATTTTTAAAATATTCACGAAATTAGAAAATAACAATCAAAATTCAGGAGTAGGGCTTTCTATAGTTAACAAAATTATAGAGTACTATAAAGGTTCGATCCGGCTTGAAAGTAAAGAAAACATTGGAACAACATTTTATTTTACCTTACCTAAAAACTATGGAGGAGCCTAA